In the genome of Dunckerocampus dactyliophorus isolate RoL2022-P2 chromosome 6, RoL_Ddac_1.1, whole genome shotgun sequence, one region contains:
- the LOC129182558 gene encoding UPF0450 protein C17orf58 homolog, with protein sequence MMRITLFVYFLVLPLYMAEEHVANEFYSLIEKDQGSFVNPPQSNQSRLMVKEPSLPINELLEKSSRTSESKFSLHPLPPAVWPKHSDLSPIIRHHNKSKRGPKSDHMLELSTDKTRGEAAGLLPKPSQTAASTANRTVQMSLSLPQPTEPEGHLSSRPRSAPPHSQPAPAPSPRRESPSRRLDQEENRPGKAGLFQAGIGVAAPRNNSRPPVTYNRRSSSLLYQFDILRRESDLTHDAFCMSECRKEKDEKDYYCYSEFAVNGIVHDIDVLRKGIRLITLMVSSDGFYKMSRLYATPDSFFFKVRLLVLDTYKCSKPCPDIKFGTRYIAMGQIYHRRRHLPNELLNLLGGRLKPGDGILRSNNYVKRFNKRKHQKVLEATRSKCR encoded by the exons AGTTTTATTCTCTCATCGAGAAGGATCAGGGAAGTTTTGTAAATCCACCACAGAGCAACCAAAGCAGGCTGATGGTGAAAGAGCCCTCTCTGCCCATCAATGAGCTTCTAGAGAAAAGCAGCAGGACTTCAGAGTCCAAATTCTCCCTCCATCCTTTACCGCCTGCTGTGTGGCCAAAGCATAGCGACCTGTCTCCCATCATTCGCCACCACAACAAGAGTAAAAGAGGTCCGAAGAGTGACCACATGCTGGAGCTGAGCACAGACAAAACCAGAGGGGAAGCGGCCGGTCTGCTTCCCAAACCTTCTCAGACAGCAGCTTCAACCGCCAACCGCACGGTTCAGATGAGCCTCAGCCTACCTCAGCCCACTGAGCCGGAGGGCCATCTCAGCTCCAGGCCGAGGAGTGCTCCTCCTCACTCACAGCCAGCTCCGGCACCTTCTCCTCGCAGAGAATCCCCCAGCCGACGCCTGGACCAGGAGGAGAACCGCCCAGGGAAGGCTGGTCTCTTTCAGGCAGGCATTGGTGTGGCGGCACCCCGGAACAACAGCCGGCCACCAGTCACCTACAACCGCCGCTCCTCCAGCCTGCTGTATCAGTTTGACATCCTCAGACGAG AGTCTGACCTGACGCACGATGCCTTCTGCATGAGCGAGTGCAGGAAGGAGAAGGATGAGAAAGATTACTACTGTTACAGTGAGTTTG CCGTGAATGGGATCGTTCACGACATCGACGTGCTGCGTAAAGGCATACGCCTCATTACACTCATGGTGAGCAGTGATGGCTTCTACAAGATGAGTCGCCTCTATGCCACCCCTGACAGTTTCTTCTTCAAAGTGCGTCTTCTGGTTCTGGACACCTACAAGTGCAGTAAACCCTGTCCTGATATCAAATTTG GGACAAGATACATTGCAATGGGCCAAATCTACCACCGGAGGCGCCATCTTCCCAACGAGCTCCTGAACCTACTTGGCGGTAGGCTAAAACCTGGGGACGGTATCCTGAGAAGCAACAACTACGTGAAAAGGTTCAACAAACGCAAGCACCAGAAGGTCCTGGAGGCCACACGCTCCAAGTGTAGGTGA